One Pochonia chlamydosporia 170 chromosome 5, whole genome shotgun sequence DNA segment encodes these proteins:
- a CDS encoding malic enzyme (similar to Neosartorya fischeri NRRL 181 XP_001260338.1), with protein MPMASPQSSESSDFTPRSTSPSSSIGSSRSSRTSVSNKRMSISGRRLTHFNPMSTVDIAAIEEAMKMAALDQHRGYAKESYGEIKQDRDTEYMAKTQAAGYQIIREPLWNKGLSFTPEERATNNLTGLLPHAMESLQTQCARAMKMIQTRQTSIDKYLYLSNLKDQNIDLFYRLLMDNVRELMPLVYTPTIGDVCLQYSSIYTRPEALYISIKQRKSIRTMLRNWPCTNPEICVVTDGSRILGLGDLGMNGVGISIGKLALYTAAAGIHPSKTLPIVLDCGTNNETNLKDPMYLGLRQKRPSVQVQQEFMDEFMEAVKEVYPDMVVQFEDFESEKAFNYLDRYRNTHRAFNDDIQGTGAVVLGGYIGACNLSGVPIEEQRLVFMGAGSAGVGVAKQLVEYYTRRGFTEAEARNKFWLVDTKGLVTKDRGDKLAEHKKYFARTDNNGHQFRTLEEVIEYVKPSALVGLAATFGVFTESVVRALKASVDAGGLGRRPILFPLSNPLTKAECTFEQAVQWTDGSVIFASGSPFQSFTVKVGGEIGEVTYHPNQGNNVYVFPGLGLGAILAKASRVTDNMVYTSADALAGSLNVEEVHKGLIYPRIERVREASVIVAREVMKAARRDGVSELPEAYWHEWEEWGDVALTAYIKQRIYNPSCFTDARGRL; from the exons ATGCCAATGGCTTCGCCGCAAAGTTCTGAAAGCTCAGACTTCACGCCTCGCTCTAcctctccttcatcatctaTTGGCTCCAGCCGCTCTTCTCGTACATCTGTGTCTAATAAGCGAATGTCCATTTCTGGCCGCAGACTCACCCACTTTAACCCTATGTCAACTGTCGACATTGCTGCTATTGAAGAAGCAATGAAGATGGCCGCTCTCGATCAGCACCGTGGCTACGCCAAGGAATCATATGGCGAGATCAAGCAAGACCGCGACACCGAATACATGGCCAAGACTCAGGCCGCCGGCTACCAAATCATCCGTGAGCCTCTTTGGAATAAGG GTCTCTCATTTACTCCTGAGGAACgtgccaccaacaacctcaccGGTCTCCTCCCACATGCTATGGAGTCCCTTCAGACTCAGTGCGCTAGAGCCATGAAGATGATCCAGACTCGCCAGACCAGCATCGACAAGTATCTGTATCTTTCAAATCTCAAAGATCAGAATATTGACTTGTTCTACCGCCTGTTGATGGACAACGTCCGCGAACTCATGCCTTTGGTCTACACACCTACCATTGGCGATGTTTGCCTGCAATATTCCAGCATCTACACCAGACCTGAGGCTCTGTATATCTCCATCAAGCAGCGCAAATCCATCCGGACCATGCTTCGGAATTGGCCCTGCACGAACCCCGAGATTTGTGTCGTCACTGATGGATCCCGTATCCTTGGTCTGGGTGATTTGGGCATGAATGGCGTTGGTATTTCC ATTGGCAAGCTGGCCTTGTACACTGCGGCTGCAGGTATTCACCCTTCCAAGACACTTCCTATCGTCTTGGACTGCGGCACCAACAATGAAACCAACTTGAAGGATCCCATGTACTTGGGTCTAAGACAGAAGCGCCCCTCCGTACAAGTCCAGCAAGAGTTTATGGACGAGTTCATGGAAGCTGTGAAAGAAGTGTACCCCGACATGGTTGTCCAgtttgaagactttgaaaGTGAAAAGGCATTCAACTACCTGGATCGTTATAGAAATACCCACCGGGCTTTCAATGACGACATCCAGGGCACTGGTGCTGTCGTTCTTGGCGG ATATATTGGCGCTTGCAACTTGTCTGGCGTCCCTATTGAGGAGCAACGTCTGGTCTTCATGGGCGCTGGCTCTGCTGGTGTCGGTGTAGCCAAGCAGCTTGTAGAGTACTACACTCGTAGAGGATTCACTGAGGCCGAGGCCCGTAACAAATTCTGGCTTGTTGACACCAAAGGCCTCGTCACCAAGGACAGAGGGGACAAGCTGGCAGAGCACAAGAAGTATTTTGCTCGCACTGACAACAATGGCCACCAATTCCGCACTTTGGAAGAGGTCATTGAGTATGTCAAGCCAAGTGCCCTGGTTGGTCTCGCCGCTACCTTTGGCGTTTTCACTGAGTCCGTTGTCCGAGCCCTGAAGGCCtctgttgatgctggcggcCTCGGTCGACGTCCTATCCTGTTTCCCCTCAGCAACCCCTTGACCAAGGCCGAATGCACGTTTGAGCAGGCCGTGCAATGGACCGATGGTTCAGTCATCTTTGCCTCTGGATCTCCATTCCAGTCGTTCACCGTCAAGGTTGGTGGCGAGATTGGTGAAGTGACATACCACCCCAACCAAGGCAACAACGTCTACGTCTTCCCTGGTCTGGGTCTTGGtgccattctcgccaaggCTTCTCGTGTCACCGACAACATGGTGTACACCTCGGCTGACGCTCTGGCCGGTTCACTGAACGTTGAGGAAGTCCACAAAGGCTTGATTTACCCCAGAATCGAGCGTGTCCGCGAGGCCAGCGTCATTGTTGCCCGCGAGGTCATGAAGGCTGCTCGAAGAGACGGCGTGTCAGAACTCCCGGAGGCCTACTGGCATGAGTGGGAGGAATGGGGTGATGTTGCCTTGACTGCGTACATCAAGCAGCGCATCTACAACCCCTCCTGCTTCACTGATGCCCGGGGCCGCCTGTGA
- a CDS encoding telomere end binding protein (similar to Metarhizium robertsii ARSEF 23 XP_007825636.1), which yields MADRPPLEALREAVPTPIAQLGPEIDDAKSRAIDGVVTVTWPYSIVTKSIAFILAEHDVLIRRNNGQIRIEFHGASGKAFADANVGGGDQLRISLDGAQWTRNGTKAGLPAGSLEWQLKFTNRLLLTIRRAESDDPDVIDVNVPEDDADRSLELPSIPRITPPVEAVGVENEVANSMPFVRPSTATVLSKRLASNTFEPEEFASPAFIKRARVSYGSLFEGDLDLFGDEKGRKKKNRRKSRFSMGNTVWRYSSRSPSQETKEPSEIGSLEDESTAEIHETAVSSFVAPASQQSTMVDEGCQTQELDFSPSMHVQVSAEAHFPGQQLAASPTAGYAIDNTTHLHTPSRNLFGNSQSHHEVPGAATEHMDSHVPTSQHHHGFDLGLPTTHVEMAPSAFASVSGPPDRIIAEAPTPEAVGVHDFPGVTLADHPYAEPAPHHDPNLHFHEDIHSTDHVFQHIPHQESDPWQPEAISSYPPVPNQHQDQHHTVAIDSSRVSAADVSRNTDFYHPQTAEEEEQTSHTHETFSRREEVLPDAEEEQYDSEDDGGDIKGEDYDLRNYEHTRDDDESESEEESDAPGSDVEQQAVDFEEEEDGDTSEEEEEEYEEEPSAQQRRAIAYRRQEEFEASEDGASAEDDSEEEGEDDVNGYDEDEDIEEEYDEEDEEEYDEEEEEVEEPPPPPRRPAEPVFISLLSDSEEEEEEKPVPTKAPQEVPADEMMHEDDEDIEEEAHTSEVEAAEQDIDEATTTHQPERDDKTQAEVDEESEPEADEPMDEPTQPATAVQDAEPEEIIEPQEEPDAMDVDEAASEPAGHADVEESKTRDNTAVEDVKDAPEIEAPAEEDAAEVSAAEEIEEATREADVEEQADAQESSAQAVEMPESVPAVDTHETAAKPDEAAAETEHEQSDSQKGETEDAKQNKQLPTPIETQSPEKTMAQQPAHQEDDDDAAAEDQIMSEYREYQSPTTKRPTEHVKPSTENEAPEPTQSQESDVLITVKSLRSHCHNKSHSIDSTSSRRDDPSIRLAQASSQAQDEPSQPEQDATQTSQGIRVTRSTKSDRDPSIQLAKASAEPSKPDETPSTVRVTRSMTEHSEEHHHQPGGTSKRPVTPETQHDEVLQSPSVSGSFIEDESLSALKRQLQRDLQTQLPDYIPLRSLRTSLNKTTDILAVATSTPPQPHRPKHGPRDYMLELSLTDPSSPSTVIIADIFRPHQASLPVVHKGDVVLLRRVTVVSMKGRGFGVRVGDASAWAVFEHGDEEMLPQIKGPPVEVADEEVEYAGGLRRWWDALDDRARGKIDRATRKVV from the coding sequence TTTTGCGGATGCCAATGTCGGCGGTGGCGATCAACTGCGCATAAGTCTGGATGGCGCTCAGTGGACCAGGAATGGGACGAAAGCTGGCTTGCCGGCTGGATCACTTGAATGGCAATTGAAATTCACTAATCGACTATTACTCACTATTCGACGAGCCGAGTCGGACGATCCAGATGTTATTGACGTTAATGTGCCAGAAGACGATGCTGATAGATCGTTGGAGCTGCCTTCGATACCGCGCATCACTCCACCAGTTGAAGCTGTCGGTGTGGAAAATGAGGTTGCGAATTCGATGCCCTTCGTGCGACCTTCTACCGCAACGGTTTTATCCAAACGACTTGCTTCCAATACTTTTGAGCCAGAGGAATTTGCATCGCCAGCATTCATAAAAAGAGCCAGAGTTTCATACGGATCGCTGTTTGAAGGTGACCTGGACCTGTTTGGGGATGAAAAgggaaggaagaagaagaacaggaGAAAGTCGCGGTTCAGTATGGGTAATACAGTTTGGAGATACAGCAGCCGGTCTCCAAGTCAGGAAACCAAGGAACCGTCAGAAATAGGGAGCCTAGAAGACGAATCAACGGCTGAGATACACGAGACTGCCGTGTCCAGCTTCGTGGCCCCGGCATCGCAACAGTCCACAATGGTTGACGAGGGATGCCAAACACAGGAACTCGACTTTAGTCCCTCCATGCATGTCCAGGTCTCGGCTGAGGCGCATTTTCCAGGGCAACAATTGGCCGCATCACCGACAGCAGGATATGCCATCGACAATACGACACATCTTCATACTCCATCGAGAAACCTCTTCGGAAACTCGCAATCACACCACGAGGTCCCTGGGGCGGCCACAGAACACATGGATTCGCACGTCCCTACctcccaacaccaccatgGGTTTGACCTGGGATTGCCGACGACACATGTGGAAATGGCGCCAAGTGCCTTTGCGAGTGTGTCAGGGCCGCCTGATCGCATAATAGCTGAGGCACCGACTCCCGAAGCGGTTGGTGTTCATGACTTTCCAGGTGTCACCCTGGCAGACCACCCTTATGCGGAGCCTGCGCCGCATCACGACCCAAACCTGCACTTTCATGAAGATATTCATTCCACTGATCACGTATTTCAACACATTCCTCACCAGGAAAGTGACCCATGGCAGCCAGAGGCTATATCATCGTATCCCCCCGTGCCCAACCAGCACCAGGACCAACACCATACAGTGGCAATAGACAGCTCCCGTGTATCGGCGGCCGATGTGAGTCGCAACACAGATTTCTATCACCCACAAAcggcggaggaggaagaaCAAACATCCCACACCCATGAAACCTTTTCAAGGAGAGAAGAGGTTTTGCCTGacgctgaagaagaacaatACGACTCCGAAGACGACGGGGGAGACATCAAGGGCGAGGACTATGATTTACGAAACTACGAACACACTCgggatgatgacgaatctGAGTCAGAAGAAGAATCCGATGCCCCAGGAAGTGATGTTGAACAGCAGGCTGTAGActttgaagaggaagaggatggtgatACaagcgaggaagaagaggaagagtaCGAAGAAGAACCGAGCGCACAACAGCGTAGAGCGATCGCATACCGGCGGcaggaggagtttgaggcATCAGAGGATGGCGCGTCGGCGGAAGATGATtctgaggaagaaggcgaggatgatgTGAATGGAtatgacgaagacgaagataTAGAGGAAGAGtatgacgaagaagacgaggaagaatacgacgaagaggaggaggaagtcgaagagccaccaccaccccctcGTCGCCCAGCAGAACCTGTATTTATAAGTCTACTGTCCGATTcggaagaagaggaagaggagaaacCGGTTCCAACTAAAGCACCACAGGAAGTGCCGGCGGATGAAATGATGcacgaggatgatgaggatatcGAGGAAGAGGCGCACACATCTGAAGTGGAAGCAGCTGAACAAGATATTGATGAGGCTACAACCACCCACCAGCCTGAGAGGGATGACAAGACACAGGCggaggttgacgaggaatCTGAGCCAGAGGCAGACGAGCCTATGGATGAGCCGACTCAACCAGCCACCGCGGTTCAAGATGCTGAGCCAGAAGAGATTATCGAGCCGCAGGAGGAGCCTGACGccatggatgttgatgaagccGCCTCAGAGCCAGCTGGTCATGCTGACGTTGAAGAAAGCAAAACACGCGATAATACAGCTGTCGAGGATGTTAAGGATGCCCCCGAAATAGAGGCCCctgcggaggaggatgctgCAGAAGTCTCAGCAGCTGAAGAAATCGAGGAAGCTACTCGCGAGGCAGATGTCGAAGAGCAAGCAGATGCACAAGAGTCGTCCGCGCAGGCCGTTGAAATGCCAGAGTCTGTGCCAGCTGTTGACACTCACGAGACAGCtgccaaaccagacgaggCAGCTGCAGAAACAGAACACGAGCAGTCGGATTCACAAAAAGGCGAAACCGAAGatgcaaagcaaaacaaacaGCTCCCCACACCGATAGAAACACAGTCACCAGAGAAAACAATGGCACAGCAACCAGCACAtcaagaggacgatgacgatgccgccgccgaggaCCAAATCATGAGCGAGTATCGGGAGTATCAATCCCCTACTACCAAGCGCCCAACAGAGCACGTCAAGCCGAGCACCGAAAACGAAGCACCAGAGCCAACACAGTCACAAGAGTCTGACGTCCTCATCACAGTCAAGTCCCTCCGCAGCCACTGCCACAACAAGTCACACTCCATCGACTCTACATCCTCCAGACGCGACGATCCCAGCATACGCCTAGCCCAAGCCAGCTCGCAAGCTCAAGATGAGCCCTCTCAGCCAGAGCAAGACGCAACACAAACCTCACAAGGCATACGTGTAACCCGCAGCACTAAATCCGACCGAGACCCAAGCATTCAACTTGCCAAAGCGTCCGCCGAGCCATCTAAACCAGATGAAACGCCCTCTACAGTCCGCGTCACGCGCAGCATGACTGAACACTCGGAAgaacaccaccaccaacctgGCGGAACATCCAAACGACCTGTTACGCCTGAAACCCAGCATGACGAGGTACTACAGTCGCCGTCCGTGTCAGGTTCCTTCATCGAAGACGAGTCACTCTCCGCACTGAAGCGTCAGCTCCAACGGGACCTGCAGACACAACTCCCAGACTACATACCCCTCAGGTCGCTACGCACATCTCTCAACAAAACTACGGATATCCTCGCCGTGGCTACGTCTACGCCTCCGCAGCCGCATCGTCCTAAACACGGCCCACGGGATTACATGCTTGAACTTAGCCTTACGGACCCGTCGTCCCCTTCAACAGTGATCATCGCAGACATTTTTCGTCCGCACCAGGCTTCACTGCCTGTAGTTCACAAGGGGgatgtggtgctgctgcgTCGTGTGACGGTGGTGTCCATGAAGGGGCGCGGTTTTGGCGTGAGGGTCGGTGATGCGTCTGCGTGGGCGGTGTTTGAACACGGCGATGAGGAGATGTTGCCTCAGATTAAGGGTCCGCCGGTGGAAGTGGCAGATGAGGAGGTTGAGTATGCAGGAGGGCtgaggaggtggtgggaTGCGCTGGATGATAGGGCTAGAGGGAAGATTGATAGGGCTACGCGGAAGGTTGTTTGA